The Oncorhynchus nerka isolate Pitt River linkage group LG24, Oner_Uvic_2.0, whole genome shotgun sequence genome has a window encoding:
- the LOC115108480 gene encoding protein zyg-11 homolog, with the protein MDEASPASLTDLCLSYVSGNLEKFCAKHADGSLCLRDSLLFPQELADQLLAKMATEGLLNDSTVGVFRSCEYLRLRRACIRTARISAEAFQRALCPHRLLELDAARVNADLTISDILQGLASNKHCQESLQRLVLTGLTMSSLEEPSHHRFSSLQGLRSLSLANVDFYDAGLADVCSLPRLESLDLSNTSVTNLSPLLGLRERLRSLTLHQLKRLEMSTAQLLAVIGQLEALQHLDISDDKQFTSDVARQLLGEPGILPALVSLDVSGRKQVTDAAVKAFVEERPGMTFVGLLATDAGFSDFLNGEGILKVTGEANETQICESLLRYSERDGFVREALFHLFSLTHVMEKPRPDILKLVILGMKNHPATLNVQLAASACVFNLTKQDLAAGMPVRLLGTVTQLLLEAMRTFPNHQQLQKNCLLSLCSDRILQEVPFNRFEAAKLVMQWLCNHEDQNMQRMAVAIISILAAKLSTEQTAQLGAELFIVKQLLHIVRQKATQGGVDATLKFTLSALWNLTDESPTTCRHFIENQGLELFIKVLESFPSESSIQQKVLGLLNNIAEVGELHEELMVQGFLDHICSLLHSPEVEVSYFAAGILAHLTSRGKAAWTLSITLRSDLLEQLHSAILKWQTPECEMVAYRSFNPFFPLLECFHTPGVQLWAAWAMQHVCSKNAPRYCSMLLEEGGLQQLEKVQTHPDTHADVMRLTDGILESLQRHQARTGQTTQTPPHTHKESDTP; encoded by the exons ATG gacgaGGCGTCCCCGGCATCTCTGACAGACCTGTGTCTGTCTTACGTGAGTGGGAACCTGGAGAAGTTCTGTGCGAAGCACGCCGAtggatctctctgtctcagagacTCTTTACTGTTCCCCCAGGAGCTAGCTGACCAGCTGTTAGCTAAGATGGCCACTGAAG GTCTGTTGAATGACAGTACAGTGGGAGTGTTTCGTAGCTGTGAGTACCTACGGCTGCGTCGTGCGTGTATCCGGACTGCTCGTATCTCTGCCGAGGCGTTCCAGAGAGCTCTCTGTCCTCACCGCCTGCTGGAGCTGGACGCTGCCAGGGTCAACGCTGACCTCACCATCTCTGACATACTACAGGGACTGGCCTCCAACAAACACTGCCAG GAGAGCTTACAGCGGTTGGTCCTGACAGGTCTAACCATGTCCTCTCTGGAGGAACCATCTCATCACCGCTTCAGCTCTCTCCAGGGgctccgctccctctccctggccAATGTGGACTTCTACGACGCTGGGCTGGCTGACGTGTGTTCCCTACCCCGCCTGGAGAGCCTGGACCTGTCCAACACCTCAGTAACCAACCTCAGTCCTCTACTGGGCCTCAGGGAGAGGCTGAGGTCACTAACACTACACCAGCTGAAGAGGCTGGAGATGAGCACCGCACAGCTATTGGCCGTCATTGGACAACTGGAGGCACTGCAG CACCTGGACATCAGTGATGATAAACAGTTCACATCAGACGTGGCTCGCCAGTTGCTGGGCGAACCTGGGATCCTGCCTGCTCTGGTCTCTCTGGATGTGTCTGGACGCAAACAG GTGACAGATGCAGCGGTCAAGGCGTTTGTAGAGGAACGTCCAGGGATGACCTTTGTTGGTCTGCTGGCTACAGATGCTGGCTTCTCTGACTTCCTCAATGGAGAGGGCATCCTCAAG GTGACAGGAGAGGCCAATGAGACTCAGATCTGTGAGTCGCTGCTtcgctacagtgagagagacggCTTTGTCAGAGAGGCTCTGTTTCATCTGTTCAGTCTCACTCACGTCATGGAGAAACCACGGCCTGACATACTCAAG TTGGTAATACTGGGGATGAAGAACCACCCTGCCACCCTGAACGTCCAGTTGGCAGCCAGTGCATGTGTGTTTAACCTGACCAAGCAGGACCTGGCAGCGGGCATGCCTGTTAGACTGCTTGGCACAGTCACTCAACTACTGCTGGAGGCCATGAGGACCTTCCCTAACCaccaacag TTGCAAAAGAattgccttctctctctgtgcAGTGACCGCATACTGCAGGAGGTCCCCTTCAACAG GTTTGAGGCTGCTAAGCTGGTGATGCAGTGGCTATGTAACCATGAGGACCAGAACATGCAGAGGATGGCTGTGGCTATCATTTCTATACTGGCTGCCaag TTATCTACAGAGCAGACAGCCCAGCTGGGAGCAGAGCTGTTCATAGTGAAG caacTCCTCCACATTGTGCGTCAGAAGGCGACTCAGGGCGGGGTGGATGCCACCCTCAAGTTCACACTGAGCGCGCTCTGGAACCTCACCGACGAATCACCAACCACCTGCCGCCATTTTATAGAGAACCAGGGACTGGAGCTGTTCATTAAAGTTCTGGAG tcGTTCCCCTCGGAGTCTTCCATCCAGCAGAAGGTGTTGGGGCTGCTG AACAACATAGCAGAGGTTGGGGAGCTGCATGAGGAGCTGATGGTTCAGGGCTTTCTGGATCACATCTGCTCCCTGCTCCACAGCCCTGAGGTGGAGGTGTCCTACTTCGCTGCTGGGATACTGGCCCACCTCACCTCCAGAGGAAAGGCTGCATGGACACTCAGTATCACACTGAGGTCTGACCTGCTAGAACAACTG cACTCTGCCATCCTGAAGTGGCAGACCCCAGAGTGTGAGATGGTGGCTTACAG GTCCTTTAACCCTTTCTTCCCCCTGTTGGAGTGTTTCCACACCCCAGGAGTCCAGCTGTGGGCAGCCTGGGCCATGCAGCATGTCTGCAGCAAGAacg CCCCTCGGTACTGCAGTATGCTGCTGGAGGAGGGAGGTCTGCAGCAGCTGGAAAAGGTCCAGACACACCCCGACACACACGCAGATGTCATGCGATTGACTGATGGCATCCTGGAGAGCCTGCAGCGCCACCAGGCTCGCACCGGCCAGACCACAcaaacacccccacacacacacaaag agAGTGATACACCCTGA
- the LOC115108481 gene encoding cytochrome c oxidase assembly factor 7 codes for MSGLINFEDEKEVKQYLDNIGVEFSYQCYREKDPEGCQRLADYMEGVKKNFESTAQVLKHNCETNKHGESCYKLGAYYIQGKGGFAENLKMAYSCFMTACSSGGKKSVDACHNVGLLAHDGRAMEAGPDPGVARQYYEKACTGGFAPSCFNLSAMYIEGSPKQSKDMGLALRYATRACELGHVWGCANASRMYKLGDGAEKDEKKAEELKNRAKELHFQEKERQLKFGE; via the exons ATGTCTGGACTCATAAACTTTGAGGACGAAAAGGAGGTGAAGCAGTATTTGGATAACATAGGTGTGGAATTCAGCTACCAGTGTTATAGAGAGAAGGACCCTGAAG GGTGTCAAAGGCTTGCTGACTACATGGAGGGAGTGAAGAAAAACTTTGAGTCTACAGCCCAGGTGCTCAAACACAACTGTGAGACTAATAAACATGGTGAAAGCTGCTACAAGCTCGGGGCTTACTATATCCAAGGCAAAG GGGGATTTGCAGAGAATCTGAAAATGGCCTACTCCTGCTTCATGACGGCCTGCAGCAGTGGCGGTAAGAAGTCTGTGGACGCGTGTCACAACGTGGGTCTCCTCGCCCATGACGGTCGAGCCATGGAAGCCGGCCCTGACCCGGGGGTGGCTAGGCAGTACTATGAGAAGGCATGTACAGGGGGGTTCGCACCCTCCTGCTTCAACCTTAGTGCCATGTATATCGAGGGCTCCCCGAAGCAGAGTAAGGACATGGGCCTGGCTCTGAGGTATGCCACAAGAGCCTGTGAGCTAGGACACGTCTGGGGTTGTGCTAACGCCAGTCGTATGTATAAACTGGGGGACGGGGCGGAGAAGGACGAGAAGAAAGCAGAGGAACTTAAGAATAGGGCGAAAGAGCTTCACTTccaggagaaagagaggcagcTCAAGTTTGGGGAATGA